Part of the Candidatus Hydrogenedentota bacterium genome is shown below.
TAAGTCTCTTCCGGGCAGGCGGCAAGGCAGATTATAAGAAGCAGCAATGCGAATGAGCCGAGCATGATAGTCAGAATCATATTGCATCGCTCCCATATGAGAATCGATATGGGTGACATCAATACCGGCTTTCAGCATTTTGTCGATCTGAGCCCGTACTTCCAGTTCCGCTTCGTCAAGACTGGGTCCGGCATATATGGAAAATACGTCAGCGTGAAAATAACCCTTGTCTGTGCACAGATTGGGCACCGCCGAACATCCCAAAACAGGCCCCCACTTATAATGGCTCCATTCGCTGGTCAAGGTGGTGTGTACGCCCAGATTGGCTTTGGGATTCTTTTTCGCGATAGCGACAGCATCCTCAAACCATGGACAACACGCCATGATTGTGGAAGAGGTCATGACCCCATTTTTCAAGGCCTTTAAGGTGCCTGTGTTGGTGGCTTGATTCATCCCGAAATCATCGCCATTAATAATGAGTACTCTTGCATCGGGAGCAAAACCCAAGCGTTCTACAAGCGACTGTTCTGACGCTGCCGTATCCGATTCTTCCGCAAAGAGAAAGGTACTGCAACACGATAAAAGGAATAGGAAAAGAAGTGAAGAACGCATTTTAGGGCTCCTTGTGGGCTTTCTCTCAACCATAGCATAGCCGATATGCTGCATGACAGGATAGATCCAATACAGCAAGAAGAAGGGTATATTAGTTTATTGTCATCAAGCGATCGAAGATGACTTTCGCCAAATGATCTTTGCTTATTTCCTCAAAGGATTCCGGTTGGCATCCTTTCATGAGGATGACTGCGTTTTCGGTATCTGCGCCTATGGCGCAGGAAGGGCCGCCAATTTGATTGGCAATGATCATATCCAAGTCTTTATTCGTTAGTTTTTCGGAGGCGCTCTCCCCCATATGATCAGTTTCAGCGGCAAAGCCTACCACGCGCTGTGAAGGCTTTTTCTTGGATGCCACTGCAGCGATAATGTCAGGATTAGGGATCAAGCGCAACGACCATTCCTTATCGTCACGCTTTAACTTTTGCGCCTGTACTGTTTCAGGCCGATAATCCGCAACGGCTGCAGCGCCTATAATAAAATCATACTTTTCTGCCCGTGCCATAACTGCGTCGTGCATCTCTTGTGCCGTTTCTACAGCAACAGTCTCAGCGCCGGAGGGGGGGGAGACGAGGGAGGGGCCCATCACAACCGTAACAGATGCGCCCCGGCACAGCGCTTCCAATGCCAGCGCACGCCCCATCTTTCCGGAAGATCGATTGCCCAAATAGCGCATCGGATCAATGGCTTCATGATTGGCGCCGCTCGTAATTAACACGCGTTTCCCCTCCAAATCTTTGGAAGTACATAAGGCAATCTGACAGGCATCCAAAATATCGGAAATCTCTGCGAAGCGGCCGGGGCCTTCGTCGCGACACGCCAACCTGCCCGAGGCGGGTCCTACAAAAGAAATACCCCGTTTCTTGAGGAGCGCAATATTATCTTGTGTTGCGGCGTGGGTATACATGTGGGTGTTCATAGCAGGAGCAAAAAGGACAGGGCAGCGTGCTGCCAGAAGGGCGGTGCTCAGCCAGTCATCCCCAATCCCGGTGGCGGCCTTAGCGATAATATTTGCCGTAGCCGGCGCGATTAAACAAAGGTCAACCCGCTGCATAATCGCGATATGACTGATTTCCTGATTGCCCGTAGGCACAAACATCTCTGTGATTGCGCGGTTGCCGGTGAGTGCTTCAAAAGACACAGGCTTAACCAATTCACATGCGGAAGCTGTAAGAGCGCAAATTACATTTGCTCCTTTTTCGCGCAGCCGAGACGCAAGATCACATGCCTTATAGGCAGCAATGGAACCGGTTACCCCCAACAAAATAGACTTATTGGAAAAAGAGGTCATAGAAGCTTATTCTTCGTCTTCGAGATAAATTTCTTCTTCAGCATTAATATAGGTCAATTTGCCGTCCAAGACCTCTTCCAAAGCCTTGATCGTGTTCTTTTGACCGCGGAGTGCAGAACCAAAACCGCGGGGATCATTCTTGGATAAATGAACGACGCGCGAAGCGGCAACAATAACCAAGCGATAGAGGCTATCAAATTTATCTTTAAAATCGTCTACACAATACGGGGCAGGCATGAAAATACTCCTGTTGTTTGCAATGAACGTAAGCCTGAGAGGCAGAGTTTATGGAGAGATATACACGTGGTGCAATTATAGCATAAATGGAGGTATTTTCTAAAATTGCCCATGTTTCAATTGTTTGCGTGCGGCAATCTTCAAAAACAAGCCAATGAGTTCATCGGCAGCAACATCAAGATTATCATTCACCACAACATGGTCAAACTCGGTTTGCGCAGCCATTTCTTCTTTCGCATTGGCTAAGCGCAGCGTAATTTCAGCCTCACTATTGGCGCCTCGATCAATCAATCTCTGTTTTAAAACATCCAAGTTGGGAGGCACGATAAATATGGTCACAGCCTCGGGATAGTTTTGTTTAATATGGCGCATCCCCTGAACATCCAATTCCAAAACACAGGTGCCTCCTTGCACAATCAACCTTTCAATTTCAGCTTTAAAGGTACCGTAATAAGCGCCGTGCACTTTTGCCCATTCCGCAAAATCCCCTTTGTCAATGGCGTCTTTGAAGTCTTGCTCTGACACAAAATAATAGGCTTCCCCTTCTTTTTCTCCGCTCCGTGGAGAGCGTGTGGTCGCTGAGACAGCCACCGACAAAGCAGGTACTTTTTCCTTGGCTATGCCCAGCAAGGTATCTTTTCCACCCCCCGAGGGAGCCGACACGACAACGATTGATCCCGTATTCATAAGACTTCTTTTATTCTATATTTTGTATTTGTTCACGCATCTTTTCAATGGCAGCTTTCATTTCGATGGTATCCCGATTCACGGCAACATCCCGCAACTTAGCGCCAAGGGTATTCACTTCCCGCTGCATCTCCTGCATGAGAAAATTTAAATCGCGGCCAATAGAACCTTCCGAAGAAAGCATATCACGGCTGTGCGCAATGTGCGCTTTCAACCGCACCAACTCCTCGGTCACATCCATGCGTTCCGCCATTATTGCCACTTCAAGGGCGAGACGCTCTTCTTTTACCCCAACTTCAGCGTTGATATCGGCAATACGCTGTTTTAATTTTTGTTCATATTCCGATTGCAGTTCAGGGGCACGTAATTCTATTTTGCTGACAAGTTGTTCCAAGAGACACAGTTGTTCTTCGATATCTGCTAATAGGGCTGTGCCTTCTTTGAGTCTCACCTCATTGAACAAAGCCAGCACTTCTTTCACCGCTTTGGTCAGTTCCTCTTTCACAAGGCTAAGATCGGTCTCCGGTTCCTCCACAGTCAATACGCCGTCCATGGAGATCAAGGTATCTAAAGAAAGGGATTCGGTCGAACGCATGAGGTGCATCAATT
Proteins encoded:
- a CDS encoding ChbG/HpnK family deacetylase; translated protein: MRSSLLFLFLLSCCSTFLFAEESDTAASEQSLVERLGFAPDARVLIINGDDFGMNQATNTGTLKALKNGVMTSSTIMACCPWFEDAVAIAKKNPKANLGVHTTLTSEWSHYKWGPVLGCSAVPNLCTDKGYFHADVFSIYAGPSLDEAELEVRAQIDKMLKAGIDVTHIDSHMGAMQYDSDYHARLIRIAASYNLPCRLPGRDLLQALGQEQLLDLAKELNVLGPEVLYMGDPDSLEGTEAWFKDRMSNIDKGKVSEMYIHCAVDTPEMHATTSSTKRRIADTEFFSDPATRRWVKEQGIELISYRELRELQRTGKAMPRVEYTGW
- the coaBC gene encoding bifunctional phosphopantothenoylcysteine decarboxylase/phosphopantothenate--cysteine ligase CoaBC produces the protein MTSFSNKSILLGVTGSIAAYKACDLASRLREKGANVICALTASACELVKPVSFEALTGNRAITEMFVPTGNQEISHIAIMQRVDLCLIAPATANIIAKAATGIGDDWLSTALLAARCPVLFAPAMNTHMYTHAATQDNIALLKKRGISFVGPASGRLACRDEGPGRFAEISDILDACQIALCTSKDLEGKRVLITSGANHEAIDPMRYLGNRSSGKMGRALALEALCRGASVTVVMGPSLVSPPSGAETVAVETAQEMHDAVMARAEKYDFIIGAAAVADYRPETVQAQKLKRDDKEWSLRLIPNPDIIAAVASKKKPSQRVVGFAAETDHMGESASEKLTNKDLDMIIANQIGGPSCAIGADTENAVILMKGCQPESFEEISKDHLAKVIFDRLMTIN
- the rpoZ gene encoding DNA-directed RNA polymerase subunit omega, which gives rise to MPAPYCVDDFKDKFDSLYRLVIVAASRVVHLSKNDPRGFGSALRGQKNTIKALEEVLDGKLTYINAEEEIYLEDEE
- the gmk gene encoding guanylate kinase; amino-acid sequence: MNTGSIVVVSAPSGGGKDTLLGIAKEKVPALSVAVSATTRSPRSGEKEGEAYYFVSEQDFKDAIDKGDFAEWAKVHGAYYGTFKAEIERLIVQGGTCVLELDVQGMRHIKQNYPEAVTIFIVPPNLDVLKQRLIDRGANSEAEITLRLANAKEEMAAQTEFDHVVVNDNLDVAADELIGLFLKIAARKQLKHGQF
- a CDS encoding YicC family protein, encoding MAFSMTGFARYESVIAGETMVIEISSVNHRFLDLNFRLPFQWIILEPELRNIAKAVISRGKVYVTVRHFKGPAVTCPPRLDVERANAYIEAARELMHLMRSTESLSLDTLISMDGVLTVEEPETDLSLVKEELTKAVKEVLALFNEVRLKEGTALLADIEEQLCLLEQLVSKIELRAPELQSEYEQKLKQRIADINAEVGVKEERLALEVAIMAERMDVTEELVRLKAHIAHSRDMLSSEGSIGRDLNFLMQEMQREVNTLGAKLRDVAVNRDTIEMKAAIEKMREQIQNIE